The Thermoflexus hugenholtzii JAD2 DNA window TCCCTCCCCGCGGATAGAGGGCCCTCGGCCCTCCCCCCCGCCCGGGTCCGAGCGGGTTGCCCCCATTATAGGGGATCCCCCCTCCCCCCGCAAGCCATGGTTGTGAAAATCAAAACAAACGAGGGGCCTTCCGCTACCGAATGGGGCGGAAGCCTTGAAGGTCCCGGAGGCTGCCGACCCGCTCCGGGGCCGGGCGGAAGACGGCTTCTACCCGTATGCCGACAGCCCAAGGGGTTCCGTCATCCAGCAGGTCGTGGATGAAGAGGGCGTCGGCGCCATCCAGGCGGATCAGGCCGAGGGTGCGGGGATGCGCCAGCCGGCTCCCATCCGGGGCGAGATACACCCGCGTCCATGAGAGGAGCGTCCCCTGCGGGCCCACCTCCACCCATGCCCCCTCGTCCAGCCCACCCAGGCAGCGCTCACAGAAACGGCGGGCCGGAACGTAGGTGTATCGACAACGGGGGCAGCGGGTCCCGTAGATCTTGCCGGCCTGCAGGCCGCGCAGCCAGCGCTCCCCGGCCACCCCTGCGGTGTAGACCCCCTCCAGCCGGATCGTGCCGTGCCAGGCGCGGGCGTCCCCCGCGTGAAGGATCCGTTCGATGAGCGCCATCAGGGCCTCCTTCAGGCTTCCAGGGGTCGGAAATACCGGATGTCGGTGATCGCACCCTCCCGCTCGTGCGGCGGCTTCCAGACCGCTTGGACCCGCATGCCGACCCGGACCCGCTGGAGGATCTCCTCGAGGGTCTGCCCGACCTCCCCCAGCTTGTGCAGAATCCCCATCCCGGGGGAGGCGCCATCGATGGCGATGACGGCAGGGACCTCCGGGACCTCCAGGCGGCGCATGTCCCAGGAGATGGTGCACACCGAGAAGGTGATCACTGTGCCGGTATCGGCCAGGGGGACCCATTCGTCGGTGGGGCGGAAGCACTGCTCGCAGAACATACGGGGCGGGATCATCACCCGGCCGCAGGATCGGCAGCGCCGGCCGATCAGCCGGCCGTTCTTCAGCTCAGCCAGGAAGCGCCCCACCGCCACCCCGGCGTCCCAGGCGTATTCGCCCCGCAACGGCGCCCGGGTGGTGAGCACCCGTCCCTGTTCGATATCCTCCGGCCGGAGGCCGGTGGTGGGGTAGACCCAGCGCTCCATGGGGCTTTCCTCCCCTTAGATTCCCAGGATGATCACCGTGCCGACCTGCATCAGATCCCCCCAGGCCTGGGCCAGGCCCCGCCGGGGCTGGCCGGGCACCTGGCGCTTGCCGGCCTCCCCGCGGAGCTGCCAGAAGATCTCGGCCACCTTCATCAGGCCGGCGGCTGCGATGGGGTTCCCAACCCCCAGGAGCCCTCCGGAGGGCGTAACCGGCATGTCCCCGTCCCGGTTGGCGATCCCAAGGGCGATCAGCTCAGCCGCCTTCCCGCGATCCGCCAGCAGCAGCCCCTCCAGGTGATGCAGCTCCTTATAATCGAAGGGATCATAGGGCTCCACGATGTGGATCTCCTTGCGGGGCTCTTTGATGCCGGCCATCGCGTAGGCCTTGCGGGCGGCTTCTTCCACATACGTGGGGTAAGAGAGGTCCCGATTGGTCCAGTATTGGGTGTCCAGGGACCAGCCCACGCCCTCCACCCAGACCGGTTTGTTCGTCACCCGCCGGGCCACGTGCTCGGCGGCCATCACGATGGCCACCGCCCCATCGCTGGTCGGGGAGACGTCCAGCCGCTGCACCGGCCAGGCCAGCACCTCTGAGTTCAACACATCCTCCACCGTGATGTTCGGATCGCCCAGCTGGGCCGCCGGATGGTCGGCCGCGTTGCGCTTGTTCTTCACCGCCACCATCGCGATGTCCCGCTTCGTGAGCCCGTATTTCGTCATATATGCGTTCATCTCGAGGGCGAAGATCCACAGGAGGTTGGGGCCCAGGGGGCGCTCCAGGGTGTGATCGAAAATGTAATTGAAGGCCGCCTGCGGGTGCGGGTGGCAGGAGGACATCTTCTCCTCACACACCACCAGCACTGTGTCAAACATCCCGCTGGCGATGTGATACCAGCCCTGGATGGCGGCGAAGACCCCGGTCCCGCCGCCCACGTATCCCCGGATGGTGGGCTTGCCCCAGGCGCCTGCCCCCGGGCTCAGATACTCCACCTTCATATGGACCCCGTCGAAGGCATCGGGGGCGGAGCCCAGCACGACCGCGTCGATCTGATCCAGGGTCATCTCGCAGGACTCCAGGGCCTTGTGGGCGGCCTCCCAGGCCAGCTCCGGGCCGGTCTCCAGGGCCCGGCGCACGAACTTGGTCATCCCCGCACCGACGATGGCCACTCGCCGTCCCGCCATTTGGCCTTACCTCCTCGGGCAGATCCGCATCACCAGAGGGTTTCCACTAAGCCGGAGCGCCGGATGATCTCATCATAGGTGACCAGGACCGCCCCGTAGCGCCGGGCGATGGCCACGATCACCCGATCGTGCAGGTCCTCGATCTCCGGCAGCTCCCGCACCAGCGCCAACAGGTTGAGGTCCAGGGGCACCACCTCGAATCTCCCCCCACCAAGCAGTGTGGCCAGGGCGGCCTCCCAGAGGGGTGGGATCAGCTCTTTCTCCTCGATCCGGATCAGCTCCAGCAGGACGACGATGGGGATCAGCCCTCTGGCCTCCCCTCGCTCGATCTCCCGGAAAGCCTGCCGGGCCGCCGGGCTGAGCCGCTCATCCCGCGTGAGATACCAGATCAGGGCGTGAGTATCCAGAACGTAGGTTCTCACAGGAGCCTCGGTTTCGGCGGGATCAGATCCTCCCACTCTTCATGCCACCGGGCCTGGATCTCCCGTCGCACCTGGCGCACGAGCTCCGGGTCTACCCGCTGGCCGGAGAAGGAGGGAAGATGACGGCGGTGAGCGGCCAGGATGAAGCGCAGCACGTGCTTAAGCATCAGGACCTCGTTCTCCAGCTGCTCCAGCCTTCCGCGTAGCTCCTCCGGATGCATGGGCACCTCCGGCCGATCGCGGGGAAGTTCATCCCGCAGCGCGGGGAACCTCTCCCTCTCCTCCCGGCGGCGGACCGTTCGAGGCGCCGCCCCGATGCTTCTGGCCCGGCCACAAGGAGGCATGGCGGGTCGGCCCGAAGGGCCGGCGTTCACTGACACGCGTTCCGGGGACATCCGGGCAAGGCCCATCGTCAGGGCTCCCGACTCAGGACGGCCACCGCGCCGGTAGCGGTGGGCAGCCCGCGCCAGGAGGCCACCAGGGCCGTGCCAGCGTGCGGGATCTGCCGGGGACCGGCCTCGCCGCGCAGCTGGAGCACCGCTTCCAGCAGCCGGGCCAGCCCGGAGGCGTCCAGGAGATGGCCTTCCCCCAGACACCCGCCGGAGGGGTTCACCGGCAACTCCCCCCCGATTTCAGTCGCCCCCTCGGCCGTCCACCATCCGGCCTCCCCGGGACGGCAGAGGCCCAGGGCTTCCAGGTGCTGGAGCTCTTTATAGGCGAACGTGTCGTCGATCTCCACCAGATCGAAGGCCCGGCGGGGCGAACGGATCCCGGCCTGCTGGTAGGCGATCTCGGCCGCCCGGCGGAGGTAACGGGCGCCCTCCCAATCCCGCCCCTCCAGGGTGTAGGAGTCGGTCGCCCATCCGATCCCGCGGATCCAGATCGCCCGGTCGGTCAGAGAGCGGGCGATATCCCCCCGCGCCAGGACGATCACCACGCATCCGTCGGCCGGCTCAGCGGCCATCAGGCGGGTGAGGGGCTCGGCCAGGGGCTCGCTCCTCAGCACATCTTCGACGGTGAGATCCGCCGGGAAGGCGGCGCGGGGGTTGCGCATGGCGTTGCGCCGGTTCTTGACCACCACCCGAGCCACATGCTCCAGAGAGGTGCGCGTGGCCTCCAGGTAGCGGCGCATCTCCAGCCCGGCGATGAAGAGGGGGTGGGCATCCAGGGGGCGCTGGAAAATCGGGTCCATGGCCAGAGCGGTGATCTGGGGGAGGTTCTGGATGTTGCTGGCCTTGCTGTGGGATTCGACGGCCAGGATGCGGGCGGCCCCCGCGGCGATCTGCATCACCCCCGCGGCCAGGGCCTGGAGGCCATCGCCGGCGATGGTGTGCACCGATTTCAGCACCGCCCCCATCTGGTCCGGGACGTATTCATCACTGATGGCGATGCCCTCGTGGAAGTCCTCCTCCGCGGTGACCAGGCCGTCCAGGTCCCGGCGGGGATGGATCCCTGCGTCGGCGTAGGCCATGGCCGCAGCCTCGAACATCATCTCCCGGAAGGAGAGGTCGGGGGTGATCGATCGGAAGCCGCTCCAGCCCACCCCGACGATGGCCACCTCGCTCATCAGGCGTCCCATTCGCAGCCTCCGCCGTGAGGATCCGGTGCGAGAATCCCCGGGCCGGGATCGCCCGGCCCGGGGAGTATGGGAGAGCTCCCTTTACTGCGTGCCCCGCATCCGCGGGTCCAGGGCGTCCCGCAGGCCGTCCCCCAGGAAGTTGAAAGCGAACATGGTGATGGCCAGGGCGAGGGCGGGGGCCAGGGCCTGGTTGGGATAGGTGCGGATCGCCTGGGCGCCCTGGGAGATCATCAGCCCCCAGCTGGGGGTCGGTGGGTTCACCCCGAGGCCGATGAAGCTCAGGAAGGCCTCGGTGGTGATGTAGGAGGGGATGGCCAGGGTCTCGGCCACGATCAGAGGGCCGATGATATTGGGCAGGATGTGGCGGAACATAATGCGCAGGTGCCCCGCCCCGATGGCCCGGGCGGCCTCGATGAACTCCTTCTCCCGGACCGAGAGGACCTGCCCCCGGGCCAGGCGGGCCATGTTCTCCCAGGCCGTCAGCCCGATGCCCACGAAGATAAACAACATCCCTCCGAAGGCAGCGTCGATCTTATACATCTGGATCCGGATGGCGTCCCAGACCGAGCGGGCCTCCTGGGGCACCTGACGGAAGAACACCATCAACAGGATGATGAACAGCAACCCCGGGAAAGCATAGAGAACATCCACCAGACGCATCATGATGTTATCCAGTCGCCCGCCGAAGTAGCCCGAGATCAGACCGTAAGTGGTCCCTACGATGAGGCTGATCAGCGGCCCCACAAAGGCCACCGTCAGGGACACCCGGGTCCCGTAGATGATGCGGCTGAAGAGGTCCCGCCCCACGTAGTCCGCTCCCAGCAGATAGCGGTCGCTGATCCGCGCATAGGGCTGCATAAAGGGGAAGATCTTCACCATCCAAGCGGGGACTTTATCCCGGTCGGTCAGCACCTGCTTGTCGTAGGGATAGGGGGCGATGAGGGGCGCGAAGATCGCCACCAGGACGAGCAGGATGACGATCCCTGCCCCGACCATGGCTGCCCGGTTGCGGGAGAGCCGATAGAGGGCGTCCTCCCAGAACCCCACCGGCCGACGAGTGGGAACCGCGAGGGTCTCTGCCCCTCGACGCATCGCCTGCGTCGCCATCGTCCACCTCGCTTCTCAAGATCAGGTGTAACGGATCCGCGGATCCAGGAAGGCGTAGGTGATGTCAACAACCAGGTTGGCGATCACCAGGAAAATGGCGTAGATCAAAATGGTCCCCATGATCACCGGGTGATCCCGGTTGGTGATGCTGGTGACGAAGTAACGGCCGAGCCCCGGGATGCCGAAGATCGTCTCCGTCACGAAGGTCCCGGTCACCAGGGCGGCGAAGAGGGGGCCGAGCACCGTGACCACCGGGATGAGGGAGTTCCGAAGGGCGTGGCGGGCGATGACCAGGCGCTCGGCGAGGCCTTTCGCCCGGGCGGTGCGGATGTAGTCCTCCCGGATCACTTGGAGCAAACTGGCCCGGGTGAGGCGGGCGATGAGGGCGGAGCTGGCCAGCCCCAGGGCGATGGAGGGCATGATGGCGTGCGCCGGGGTCCCCCACCCCGTCGGCGGCAGCCACTTCAGCCACACCCCGAAGACCGAGACCAGGATCGGGCCCAATACGATCACCGGCACCGAGACCCCGAAGATCGCCAGGCTCATCCCGAAGTAATCCAGGAAGGTGTTCTGGTTCAGGGCGGCCAGGATGCCCAGGGGGATCCCGATGCCTACAGCCACCAGCAGGGCGTAGACGCCCAGCTCAAAGGACACCGGCAGGTTCTGGCGGATGATGTCGTTGACGGAGCGGCTGCGGGAGGAATAGGACGGGCCCAGGTTGATCCAGAGGAAATAGCCCGGCCCGATCTTCCAGCGGATCAGCGCGTCCTCCTGGAGGGAGGTCGGCAAAGTGGGGGAATATCGGGGGACCAGGAGGTCGCGCATGTAGTAAAGATACTGGATCACCACCGGCTTATCGAGATGATATTTGGCCTCGATGTTCGCCCGGATCTCCGGAGGGAGCGGCTTCTCCCGATCGAAGGGCCCCCCGGGCACCGCGTGCATGAGGGCGAAGGTGATCACCGTGATCACCCACAGCACCAGGAGGTTCCATAGCATCCGCCGCACAATGTAACGGAGCATCTCCCCTCACTCCTGAGACGGAGTTCCGTTCGGCTGAACTCTGGATCGATCTCCTCTTCCCGAAAACAGGGGAGGCCGGCAAGGGTCCTCTCCACCGGCCTCCCCTGTTATACCTCATATCGCTCCATTTGAACAGGAGGGAGCGGCGCGCCGCCCCCTCCTGCCGACGTCCAGGCTCACTGCTGGATGTCCCACTTCTCAATATGCTCCAGGCCACCCAGCACCGAGAAGGTGCGCTTCACATATGGCTTGGTGACCGTGACGCGGGTATACCAGTAGATGGGGATGATAGCCGCGTCCTTGGCCACCAGGATGTCCTCGGCCTGGGCGTAGAGCTCGCGGGCCTTGTTCTCATCGGTCTCCCGCAGGGCCTGATCGACCAGGCGGTCGAACTCCGGATTCCCCCACTTCGTGTGGTTGTTGTCGGAGGTGGAGTAGAACACATCCTTCAGGAAGTTGCTAGCGTGGGGGTAGTCCTGGCACCAGCCCAGCCGCCAGATCTGCGGCGGGTCGGTCTGGAGGGTCTTCAGGTAGACCTTCCACTCCTGGGTCTCCAGCTTCACATCAACGCCCAGGACCTCCTTCCACATCTGCTGGATGGCCTCGGCGATCTTGATATGGCCCTCGACCTGGTTGACCATCAGGGTGATGGGCGGCAGGTTCTTCACATCCCCGCCATACTTCTCGTTCAGGACCTCCTGGAAGAGCTGCTTGGCCCGCTCGGGGTCATACTTCACGCCCAGGTTGGGATGGGTCTGGAGGGTGGGCGCCGCCTGCAGACCGGGCCGGGAGAACCACTGGGCCGGCTCCTGGCCGCCCTTGGTCACGTTCTCCACGATGGCCTTGCGGTCCACCGCCAGGGAGAAGGCCAGGCGCATGCGGGCATCATCGAAGGGCGGCTTGGTGACGTTGAAGCCGTAGTAGTAGGTGCACAGGATCGGCGCGATCTTCAGCTCCTGGGAGAGCTTGGGATCCGCCTTCACCCGATCGATCTCCGCCAGCGGCACGCCCGCCACGTCCAGGTTGCCGGCCTCATACTCAGCGAAAGCCGGGGACTC harbors:
- a CDS encoding ABC transporter permease; amino-acid sequence: MATQAMRRGAETLAVPTRRPVGFWEDALYRLSRNRAAMVGAGIVILLVLVAIFAPLIAPYPYDKQVLTDRDKVPAWMVKIFPFMQPYARISDRYLLGADYVGRDLFSRIIYGTRVSLTVAFVGPLISLIVGTTYGLISGYFGGRLDNIMMRLVDVLYAFPGLLFIILLMVFFRQVPQEARSVWDAIRIQMYKIDAAFGGMLFIFVGIGLTAWENMARLARGQVLSVREKEFIEAARAIGAGHLRIMFRHILPNIIGPLIVAETLAIPSYITTEAFLSFIGLGVNPPTPSWGLMISQGAQAIRTYPNQALAPALALAITMFAFNFLGDGLRDALDPRMRGTQ
- a CDS encoding Zn-ribbon domain-containing OB-fold protein, translating into MERWVYPTTGLRPEDIEQGRVLTTRAPLRGEYAWDAGVAVGRFLAELKNGRLIGRRCRSCGRVMIPPRMFCEQCFRPTDEWVPLADTGTVITFSVCTISWDMRRLEVPEVPAVIAIDGASPGMGILHKLGEVGQTLEEILQRVRVGMRVQAVWKPPHEREGAITDIRYFRPLEA
- a CDS encoding type II toxin-antitoxin system VapC family toxin, producing MRTYVLDTHALIWYLTRDERLSPAARQAFREIERGEARGLIPIVVLLELIRIEEKELIPPLWEAALATLLGGGRFEVVPLDLNLLALVRELPEIEDLHDRVIVAIARRYGAVLVTYDEIIRRSGLVETLW
- a CDS encoding ABC transporter permease, which gives rise to MLRYIVRRMLWNLLVLWVITVITFALMHAVPGGPFDREKPLPPEIRANIEAKYHLDKPVVIQYLYYMRDLLVPRYSPTLPTSLQEDALIRWKIGPGYFLWINLGPSYSSRSRSVNDIIRQNLPVSFELGVYALLVAVGIGIPLGILAALNQNTFLDYFGMSLAIFGVSVPVIVLGPILVSVFGVWLKWLPPTGWGTPAHAIMPSIALGLASSALIARLTRASLLQVIREDYIRTARAKGLAERLVIARHALRNSLIPVVTVLGPLFAALVTGTFVTETIFGIPGLGRYFVTSITNRDHPVIMGTILIYAIFLVIANLVVDITYAFLDPRIRYT
- a CDS encoding Zn-ribbon domain-containing OB-fold protein is translated as MALIERILHAGDARAWHGTIRLEGVYTAGVAGERWLRGLQAGKIYGTRCPRCRYTYVPARRFCERCLGGLDEGAWVEVGPQGTLLSWTRVYLAPDGSRLAHPRTLGLIRLDGADALFIHDLLDDGTPWAVGIRVEAVFRPAPERVGSLRDLQGFRPIR
- a CDS encoding thiolase C-terminal domain-containing protein, with protein sequence MGRLMSEVAIVGVGWSGFRSITPDLSFREMMFEAAAMAYADAGIHPRRDLDGLVTAEEDFHEGIAISDEYVPDQMGAVLKSVHTIAGDGLQALAAGVMQIAAGAARILAVESHSKASNIQNLPQITALAMDPIFQRPLDAHPLFIAGLEMRRYLEATRTSLEHVARVVVKNRRNAMRNPRAAFPADLTVEDVLRSEPLAEPLTRLMAAEPADGCVVIVLARGDIARSLTDRAIWIRGIGWATDSYTLEGRDWEGARYLRRAAEIAYQQAGIRSPRRAFDLVEIDDTFAYKELQHLEALGLCRPGEAGWWTAEGATEIGGELPVNPSGGCLGEGHLLDASGLARLLEAVLQLRGEAGPRQIPHAGTALVASWRGLPTATGAVAVLSREP
- a CDS encoding thiolase domain-containing protein, which codes for MAGRRVAIVGAGMTKFVRRALETGPELAWEAAHKALESCEMTLDQIDAVVLGSAPDAFDGVHMKVEYLSPGAGAWGKPTIRGYVGGGTGVFAAIQGWYHIASGMFDTVLVVCEEKMSSCHPHPQAAFNYIFDHTLERPLGPNLLWIFALEMNAYMTKYGLTKRDIAMVAVKNKRNAADHPAAQLGDPNITVEDVLNSEVLAWPVQRLDVSPTSDGAVAIVMAAEHVARRVTNKPVWVEGVGWSLDTQYWTNRDLSYPTYVEEAARKAYAMAGIKEPRKEIHIVEPYDPFDYKELHHLEGLLLADRGKAAELIALGIANRDGDMPVTPSGGLLGVGNPIAAAGLMKVAEIFWQLRGEAGKRQVPGQPRRGLAQAWGDLMQVGTVIILGI
- a CDS encoding peptide ABC transporter substrate-binding protein, whose product is MNRSRAWWWLSLVALVGLVLSACAPAATPTPQVIEKEKVVEKVVTPTPVPRKVLRLNLGPGDVPTLDPSLATDTSSIQIIELAFVGLTRQNEETAAVEPGMAERWEVSPDGKVWTFYLRKGIPWVRWNGQEVEQVKDEKGDVRYVTAHDFWYGAIRTLKPETGGEYAYVPAFFIEGAAEFNEGTITEPEKVGIKVIDDYTIQFTLKEPVGFFANIAGLWMLRAQPQWLIEEKGDRWTETGAYHSYGPYVMKEWVHDSHIVMVANPFWPDNIPSVPKPKIEEIVFRMLDESPAFAEYEAGNLDVAGVPLAEIDRVKADPKLSQELKIAPILCTYYYGFNVTKPPFDDARMRLAFSLAVDRKAIVENVTKGGQEPAQWFSRPGLQAAPTLQTHPNLGVKYDPERAKQLFQEVLNEKYGGDVKNLPPITLMVNQVEGHIKIAEAIQQMWKEVLGVDVKLETQEWKVYLKTLQTDPPQIWRLGWCQDYPHASNFLKDVFYSTSDNNHTKWGNPEFDRLVDQALRETDENKARELYAQAEDILVAKDAAIIPIYWYTRVTVTKPYVKRTFSVLGGLEHIEKWDIQQ